AGGTAACCATGAGCGGGTTGACCTCGATATCCGTCGCGTCCTTGTCGTCCCACAGCTGGTAGAGCTGGGTGAGGATCGACGCGACGTCGTTCGCGACCGTGCGGTCGACGCCGGCGTCGAAGACCGCCTTTCGGGCCTGGTAGGGATGCATGCCGAACGCGGGATCGATGTGCTCTCGAACGATCGCGTCGGGGGCCTCCTCGGCGACCTCCTCGATGTTGACGCCGCCGCGGGTCGAGACCATCGCGACGGGCTTGCCCTCGGTTCGGTCCATCGTCACGCCGACGTAGAGCTCGTCGGTGAAGTCGACGGCCGCCTCAACCAGCACGCGGTCGACGTGCAGTCCCTTGAGATCCATCCCGAGAATCTCGTCGGCCGCCTCGCGAGCCTCCTCGGCATCGTCGACGAGTTTGATTCCGCCGGCCTTGCCGCGGCCGCCGACCTGTACCTGCGCTTTGATTGCGACCGGATAGCCGATCTCGCCGGCCGCCTCGACCGCGTCGTCGACGGTCGAGGCGAGCTGCGAGTCCGGAACCGGGATCCCAGCGTCGGCGAACACGCCTTTCGCTTGGTACTCGTGAAGTTTCATCGCTAGTTCGCCCGAAACCTCGAACGACCCGGAGTTAGTATTACCGGAACCGATCGGCTCTCGTCGCGTCGAAGATCCCGCAAATCACGCCATCGCGTTAGGCCATCGATCCGGTGAGCACGTCCGGTCGATCGGCGATGACGCCGTCGACGCCGGCCTGCGCCAGTGTCTCTGCTTCGTCGGACGAGTCGATCGACCACGCCGTGACGCTCATTCCCGCTCGGTGGGCGTCCGCGACGACCCGACCGGTACAGCGCTCCATCGACGGGTGGAAATACTCGCAATCGAGATCGATCGCTATCTCGATCCCCTCGGCCGCCGCGTCGTCCGTCAGGTACGCACGCGGTACCGTCGGGTCGATCTCACGGCAGTCCGCGAGCACGTCGCGCGAAAACGACGAGACGATCGCCTGTGGGTGATGCGCGTCGATCAGTTCGAGCGCGTCCCCTCCGGTCCCCCGCTCCTTGAGCTCGATGTTGACGCCCACGTACGACGGAATCGCTCGCAGCGCTTCCTCGAGCGTCGGGACGCCCGCTCCGGTCCCGAGGACGTCCAGCGCCTCGAGCTCAGCGAGCGTGTGTTCGGCTACCGGACCGTGGCCGTCTGAGACTCGATCGATCGTCTCGTCGTGGATGACGACCAGCTCACCGCTCCCGCACCGCCGAACGTCGATCTCGACCTCGTCGGCGACGGCTGCGGCGGCTTCGACCGCTTTGAGGGTGTTTTCCGGATA
This genomic window from Natronomonas salsuginis contains:
- the sucC gene encoding ADP-forming succinate--CoA ligase subunit beta; this encodes MKLHEYQAKGVFADAGIPVPDSQLASTVDDAVEAAGEIGYPVAIKAQVQVGGRGKAGGIKLVDDAEEAREAADEILGMDLKGLHVDRVLVEAAVDFTDELYVGVTMDRTEGKPVAMVSTRGGVNIEEVAEEAPDAIVREHIDPAFGMHPYQARKAVFDAGVDRTVANDVASILTQLYQLWDDKDATDIEVNPLMVTSDDEVIAADAVMNIDEDALFRQPDLAEMEEEAASDELEAKANEYGFDYVRLSGNVGIIGNGAGLVMTTLDLVDYYGGEPANFLDIGGGAKAERVTNALDMVFSDENVDSVVFNIFGGITRGDEVAKGINEALEQFDEIPKKVVVRLAGTNAEEGMEILNTDLVTVEGTLEDAVQRAVSYAEEEQ
- a CDS encoding glycerophosphodiester phosphodiesterase, with the protein product MRLIAHRGFRSAYPENTLKAVEAAAAVADEVEIDVRRCGSGELVVIHDETIDRVSDGHGPVAEHTLAELEALDVLGTGAGVPTLEEALRAIPSYVGVNIELKERGTGGDALELIDAHHPQAIVSSFSRDVLADCREIDPTVPRAYLTDDAAAEGIEIAIDLDCEYFHPSMERCTGRVVADAHRAGMSVTAWSIDSSDEAETLAQAGVDGVIADRPDVLTGSMA